In Streptomyces longhuiensis, the following proteins share a genomic window:
- a CDS encoding molybdopterin-dependent oxidoreductase: MLGLGALGVAAAPTLQRGLESFLGSAADKDPTGLTDLLPNGGGFRYYSVASSVPHRSAADYRLTVDGLVDRPTTYTLPALRALPQTRLVRDVQCVTGWRVPETPFEGVRLSSILDAAGVRPSAKALRLTCFDGTYSESLTLPQARRADVLVALRMQDKPLGHTHGGPVRLYVGPMYFYKSAKWLSGITVTDRVDPGYWENRGYDVDAWVGRSNGRDDEPTH, from the coding sequence ATGCTCGGACTCGGCGCCCTCGGCGTCGCCGCCGCGCCCACCCTCCAGCGCGGCCTCGAATCCTTCCTCGGCAGCGCCGCGGACAAGGACCCCACCGGCCTGACGGACCTCCTGCCGAACGGCGGCGGCTTCCGCTACTACTCGGTCGCCTCCTCCGTCCCGCACAGATCGGCCGCCGACTACCGCCTCACCGTCGACGGCCTCGTCGACCGGCCCACCACCTACACGCTCCCCGCACTGCGGGCGCTCCCGCAGACCCGGCTCGTGCGCGACGTCCAGTGCGTCACCGGATGGCGCGTGCCGGAAACCCCCTTCGAGGGGGTACGCCTCTCCAGCATCCTCGACGCGGCCGGGGTCCGGCCCTCCGCCAAGGCACTGCGGCTGACCTGCTTCGACGGCACGTACAGCGAGAGCCTCACCCTGCCGCAGGCCCGCCGCGCCGACGTGCTCGTCGCGCTGCGCATGCAGGACAAGCCCCTCGGCCACACCCACGGCGGGCCCGTCCGGCTCTACGTCGGCCCCATGTACTTCTACAAGTCGGCGAAATGGCTGTCCGGCATCACCGTCACCGACCGCGTCGACCCCGGCTACTGGGAGAACCGCGGCTACGACGTGGACGCATGGGTCGGCCGCTCGAACGGACGCGACGATGAACCCACCCACTGA
- a CDS encoding glycoside hydrolase family 3 N-terminal domain-containing protein: MNEPLYRDPAAPVPERVRDLLARMTLAEKVGQLNQRMYGWHAYERTGTGHRLTDAFRSEVAAYDGMGALYGLQRADPWSGVTFADGITAADAAGVADAVQRHMVEQTRLGIPVLLVEEVPHGHQALDGTVLPVNLAVGSTWDPDLYEEAAAAAGAELRARGGHLALVSALDLVRDPRWGRAEECFGEDPYLAARFTEALVRGMRRAGVGVVLKHFAGQGASVGGRNSAATELGARELHEVHLAAARAGVRAGAAGVMAAYNEFDGLPCAASRYLLTELLRERWGFDGIVMADGGALDRLTRLAGDPAAGGALALAAGTDLSLWDGCFPRLGEAVERGLVAEETVDTAVERVLALKFRLGLFERPYAGDPEQPSDVRELSERVAREAIVLLEHDGVTLPLGPAPRRIAVMGPGADSVPGQIGDYTAPQRPGSGVTVLDGIRAGAAPGSEVAYARGCELVGGDLSGVPEAVALAASSDVAVLVLGGSSAREADTRFEANGAAVVASGNPVGMTCGEGVDLADLRLPDGQSALLDAVAATGTPVVVVLVQGRPHALPDLTGKAKGVLCAWYPGPWGGRAVADVLFGAASPAGRLPVSVPRSAAQLPVFYNAKDHGYRGYVDQSATARHAFGHGLSYSTVEYAAPRLARSEVGADEPGTTCSVTVTNTGTRPVRETVQLYVRRVSGGTSWPRVRELRGFVRLDLEPGGSAEAVFAVDAEVLASVTRDLDLAVEPGEFSIETGPSSDRTRGVALTVTP; this comes from the coding sequence ATGAACGAGCCGCTGTACCGCGACCCTGCCGCCCCGGTGCCCGAGCGCGTGCGGGACCTGCTCGCCCGTATGACCCTCGCCGAGAAGGTCGGGCAGCTCAACCAGCGGATGTACGGCTGGCACGCGTACGAGCGCACCGGTACGGGCCATCGCCTCACGGACGCGTTCCGCTCCGAGGTCGCCGCGTACGACGGCATGGGCGCCCTGTACGGGCTCCAGCGCGCGGACCCGTGGTCCGGGGTGACGTTCGCCGACGGGATCACGGCGGCGGACGCGGCGGGTGTCGCGGACGCCGTACAGCGGCACATGGTCGAACAGACGCGGCTCGGCATCCCCGTCCTCCTGGTCGAGGAGGTCCCGCACGGCCACCAGGCGCTCGACGGCACCGTCCTGCCGGTGAACCTGGCCGTGGGCTCGACGTGGGACCCGGACCTCTACGAGGAGGCGGCGGCCGCGGCCGGGGCCGAACTGCGGGCCAGGGGTGGCCATCTGGCCCTGGTGTCGGCGCTCGACCTCGTCCGCGACCCGCGCTGGGGCCGGGCCGAGGAGTGCTTCGGCGAGGACCCGTATCTGGCGGCCCGGTTCACGGAGGCGCTCGTACGGGGCATGCGGCGGGCCGGAGTCGGAGTGGTGCTCAAGCACTTCGCGGGCCAGGGTGCCTCGGTCGGCGGGCGCAACAGCGCGGCCACCGAGCTCGGCGCCCGCGAGCTGCACGAGGTCCACCTGGCGGCGGCGCGGGCGGGGGTCCGCGCGGGCGCCGCGGGCGTGATGGCGGCGTACAACGAGTTCGACGGCCTGCCGTGCGCCGCGAGCCGGTACCTCCTGACCGAACTCCTGCGGGAGCGCTGGGGGTTCGACGGCATCGTGATGGCGGACGGGGGCGCGCTCGACCGGCTGACGCGGCTGGCCGGCGATCCCGCGGCGGGGGGCGCGCTCGCCCTGGCGGCGGGCACGGATCTGAGCCTGTGGGACGGCTGCTTCCCGCGACTCGGGGAGGCTGTCGAGCGGGGGCTCGTCGCGGAGGAGACCGTGGACACGGCGGTGGAGCGCGTCCTCGCGCTCAAGTTCCGCCTCGGCCTCTTCGAGCGGCCCTACGCCGGAGATCCTGAACAGCCGTCCGATGTGCGGGAGTTGAGCGAGCGCGTGGCCCGGGAGGCGATCGTACTCCTGGAACACGACGGGGTGACGCTGCCGCTCGGCCCTGCCCCGCGCCGCATCGCGGTCATGGGTCCCGGCGCGGACTCCGTTCCCGGCCAGATCGGGGACTACACCGCGCCGCAGCGGCCCGGCTCGGGTGTCACCGTGCTCGACGGGATCCGGGCGGGGGCCGCCCCCGGCTCCGAAGTGGCGTACGCGCGCGGCTGCGAGCTCGTCGGCGGCGACCTCTCCGGCGTGCCGGAGGCGGTCGCTCTGGCCGCGTCGTCGGACGTGGCCGTGCTCGTCCTCGGCGGGTCGAGCGCCCGCGAGGCCGACACACGCTTCGAGGCCAACGGGGCGGCCGTCGTCGCCTCGGGGAACCCGGTCGGCATGACCTGCGGGGAAGGCGTCGACCTGGCCGATCTGCGGCTGCCCGACGGGCAGTCGGCTCTGCTCGACGCGGTGGCGGCGACGGGCACCCCGGTCGTCGTGGTCCTCGTCCAGGGCCGCCCGCACGCGCTGCCCGACCTCACGGGGAAGGCGAAGGGCGTGCTGTGCGCCTGGTACCCGGGGCCGTGGGGCGGACGGGCGGTGGCCGACGTCCTGTTCGGGGCCGCGTCGCCCGCGGGCCGGCTCCCGGTGTCGGTGCCGCGGTCCGCCGCGCAGCTGCCGGTGTTCTACAACGCCAAGGATCACGGCTACCGCGGCTACGTGGACCAGAGCGCCACCGCGCGGCACGCCTTCGGCCACGGCCTGTCCTACTCGACGGTCGAGTACGCGGCGCCCCGCCTCGCACGGTCCGAAGTCGGCGCCGATGAACCCGGCACGACGTGCTCGGTCACCGTGACCAACACCGGGACGCGGCCCGTGCGCGAGACGGTGCAGCTGTATGTGCGCCGGGTGTCGGGCGGTACGTCGTGGCCGCGTGTGCGGGAGCTGCGCGGGTTCGTACGGCTCGACCTGGAGCCCGGCGGGAGCGCGGAGGCCGTGTTCGCCGTCGACGCCGAGGTGCTCGCCTCGGTCACCCGCGACCTGGACCTCGCCGTGGAGCCCGGCGAGTTCTCGATCGAGACGGGACCCTCGTCGGACCGCACGCGCGGCGTGGCGCTGACCGTGACGCCATGA
- a CDS encoding glycoside hydrolase 5 family protein: MRRHSAHLTHDSAVLPWLGANFWSRTGGPLMWRDYEPKTVREELAVLREHGLNMTRSFFYWPDFHPEPHRIDEELCERFRDFLDAHTEAGMGTVPTFIVGHMSGENWDPAWRGGRDLYEDVWMVGRQAWFVSQMTRRFKDHPAVTGWLITNEMPGYGRIYQVDPPSSDVVTAWAQAMCNAVRAAGGTQPVSLGDGAWGIEVTGRDNGFSLRDTAEYVDFVGPHVYRSDTDRPRQHYRAAFECELAAVTGQPVVLEEFGLSTDTVSAENAGVYYRQTLHNSLLGGATGWVAWNNTDYDDLWDRSPYDHHPFEMHFGITDSTGAPKAPLVELAAFAEVLEQVDFARCRRSDAGAALVVPAFLERGYPYSRPADRPLIFTSLHQGYVAARAADLAVGLTREADGVSEDAALYLLPATRQLTTRTRRALARRAAEGATVYLSFCSGEHPGTRGPWFDDLDGLFGVEMQLSYGVAEPIEDDVLEMTFTKDFGGIRAGETLRFPVAGNEDSRAYLPVEARDAEVVAVDAHGRPALLSRATGLGRTVLATYPLEHMAARTAHVNPEQTHRLYAALAEVAGVARPVTVESPYVSADVLVHEDGRRFVWLVSQSGQEVAVRPETDGALHDAGTGEPVTDVTLDPYGVRVLELR, encoded by the coding sequence ACCCGCTCGTTCTTCTACTGGCCCGACTTCCACCCCGAACCGCACCGGATCGACGAGGAGCTGTGCGAGCGCTTCCGCGACTTCCTCGACGCGCACACCGAGGCGGGCATGGGCACCGTTCCGACGTTCATCGTCGGCCACATGTCCGGCGAGAACTGGGACCCGGCCTGGCGCGGGGGCCGGGACCTGTACGAGGACGTGTGGATGGTCGGCCGCCAGGCGTGGTTCGTGTCGCAGATGACGCGCCGCTTCAAGGACCACCCGGCGGTCACGGGCTGGCTGATCACCAACGAGATGCCGGGCTACGGGCGGATCTACCAGGTCGACCCGCCCTCCAGCGACGTCGTCACGGCGTGGGCGCAGGCCATGTGCAACGCGGTGCGCGCGGCCGGCGGCACCCAGCCCGTCTCCCTGGGCGACGGGGCGTGGGGCATCGAGGTGACGGGCCGCGACAACGGCTTCTCGCTGCGGGACACCGCCGAGTACGTCGACTTCGTGGGCCCGCACGTCTACCGCTCCGACACGGACCGGCCGCGCCAGCACTACCGGGCCGCGTTCGAGTGCGAGCTCGCGGCCGTCACCGGGCAGCCGGTGGTCCTCGAGGAGTTCGGCCTGTCGACGGACACGGTCTCCGCCGAGAACGCGGGCGTGTACTACCGCCAGACCCTGCACAACTCACTGCTCGGCGGCGCGACGGGCTGGGTCGCCTGGAACAACACGGACTACGACGACCTGTGGGACCGGTCCCCCTACGACCACCACCCCTTCGAGATGCACTTCGGCATCACGGACAGCACGGGCGCGCCGAAGGCCCCGCTCGTCGAACTCGCCGCGTTCGCCGAGGTGTTGGAGCAGGTCGACTTCGCGCGCTGCCGCCGCTCGGACGCCGGGGCCGCGCTGGTCGTGCCCGCCTTCCTGGAGCGCGGCTACCCCTACAGCCGCCCCGCCGACCGTCCACTCATCTTCACCTCGCTCCACCAGGGGTACGTCGCGGCGCGCGCCGCCGATCTGGCGGTGGGTCTCACCCGGGAGGCGGACGGCGTCAGCGAGGACGCGGCGCTCTATCTCCTGCCCGCGACACGGCAGTTGACGACGCGGACCCGGCGCGCCCTCGCGCGGCGGGCCGCCGAGGGGGCGACGGTCTATCTGTCCTTCTGCTCGGGCGAGCACCCCGGGACGCGCGGGCCGTGGTTCGACGACCTGGACGGGCTGTTCGGGGTCGAGATGCAGCTGTCGTACGGGGTGGCCGAGCCGATCGAGGACGACGTCCTGGAGATGACGTTCACGAAGGACTTCGGGGGCATCAGGGCCGGTGAGACCCTGCGCTTCCCGGTCGCGGGCAACGAGGACAGCCGGGCGTACCTGCCGGTCGAGGCGCGCGACGCGGAGGTCGTCGCCGTCGACGCGCACGGCCGCCCCGCGCTGCTCTCGCGGGCCACGGGCCTCGGCCGCACCGTCCTCGCGACGTATCCGCTGGAGCACATGGCCGCCCGCACGGCGCACGTCAACCCGGAGCAGACTCACCGGCTGTACGCGGCGCTCGCCGAGGTCGCCGGTGTGGCACGGCCCGTGACGGTCGAGAGCCCGTACGTGTCGGCCGATGTGCTGGTCCATGAGGACGGGCGGCGCTTCGTGTGGCTGGTGAGCCAGTCCGGGCAGGAGGTGGCGGTGCGTCCGGAGACGGACGGGGCACTGCACGACGCGGGGACGGGCGAGCCCGTCACGGACGTCACCCTGGACCCGTACGGCGTGCGCGTTCTGGAACTGCGATGA
- a CDS encoding gluconate:H+ symporter: MTSLSVETLAADAVEPITSAGHAQLGIAVLAGIAVIVLLITKFRVHAFLALTIGSLALGAFAGAPLDKTIVSFTAGLGSTVAGVGVLIALGAILGKLLADSGGADQIVDTILAKAGGRAMPWAMVLIASVIGLPLFFEVGIVLLIPVVLMVAKRGNYSLMRIGIPALAGLSVMHGLIPPHPGPLVAIDAVGANLGVTLALGVLIAIPTVIIAGPLFSKVAARWVDVQAPDKMTPARASDDLEKRPSFRAAVATILLPVVLMLAKALVDIVVDKPEHTVQRVFDVIGSPLIALLAAVIVGMFTLGRAAGFTKDRLSSTVEKSLAPIAGVLLIVGAGGGFKQTLIDSGVGQMVLDISKDWAIPALLLAWLIAVVIRLATGSATVATISAAGLVAPLAADMSTAHTALLVLAIGAGSLFFSHVNDAGFWLVKEYFGLDVGQTIKTWSVMETIISVVAGGLVLLLSLVI; this comes from the coding sequence GTGACCAGTCTCAGCGTCGAGACGCTGGCAGCGGATGCCGTCGAACCGATCACCTCGGCGGGCCACGCCCAGCTGGGGATCGCCGTCCTCGCGGGCATCGCTGTCATCGTTCTGCTCATCACGAAGTTCCGGGTCCACGCCTTCCTGGCGCTGACCATCGGTTCTCTGGCCCTGGGAGCCTTCGCGGGCGCCCCTCTCGACAAGACCATCGTCAGCTTCACCGCGGGCCTTGGTTCCACCGTGGCCGGTGTGGGTGTGCTGATCGCGCTCGGCGCGATCCTGGGCAAGCTGCTCGCCGACTCGGGCGGCGCCGACCAGATCGTCGACACGATCCTCGCCAAGGCGGGCGGGCGCGCCATGCCGTGGGCGATGGTCCTGATCGCCTCGGTGATCGGTCTGCCGCTGTTCTTCGAGGTCGGCATCGTGCTGCTGATCCCGGTCGTCCTGATGGTCGCCAAGCGCGGCAACTACTCGCTGATGCGGATCGGCATCCCGGCCCTCGCCGGCCTGTCGGTCATGCACGGCCTGATCCCGCCGCACCCCGGCCCGCTCGTCGCGATCGACGCCGTCGGTGCCAACCTCGGCGTCACGCTCGCCCTGGGTGTCCTCATCGCCATCCCGACGGTGATCATCGCCGGTCCGCTGTTCTCGAAGGTCGCCGCCCGCTGGGTGGACGTCCAGGCCCCGGACAAGATGACCCCGGCGCGGGCCAGCGACGACCTGGAGAAGCGTCCCAGCTTCCGCGCGGCCGTCGCCACGATCCTGCTCCCCGTCGTCCTGATGCTCGCCAAGGCGCTCGTCGACATCGTCGTGGACAAGCCCGAGCACACCGTGCAGCGCGTCTTCGACGTCATCGGTTCGCCGCTGATCGCCCTGCTCGCCGCCGTGATCGTCGGCATGTTCACGCTGGGCCGCGCGGCCGGGTTCACCAAGGACCGGCTGTCCTCCACCGTCGAGAAGTCGCTCGCCCCGATCGCGGGCGTCCTCCTCATCGTCGGCGCGGGCGGCGGCTTCAAGCAGACCCTCATCGACTCCGGTGTGGGCCAGATGGTCCTCGACATCTCCAAGGACTGGGCGATCCCGGCCCTGCTGCTCGCCTGGCTGATCGCGGTCGTCATACGCCTCGCCACGGGCTCCGCCACCGTCGCGACCATCTCGGCGGCCGGCCTCGTGGCGCCGCTCGCGGCCGACATGTCGACCGCTCACACGGCCCTGCTGGTCCTCGCGATCGGCGCCGGCTCGCTCTTCTTCAGCCACGTGAACGACGCGGGCTTCTGGCTGGTGAAGGAGTACTTCGGCCTGGACGTCGGGCAGACCATCAAGACCTGGTCCGTCATGGAGACGATCATCTCGGTCGTCGCCGGTGGCCTGGTCCTGCTGCTGTCCCTGGTCATCTAG
- a CDS encoding cytochrome b/b6 domain-containing protein, which produces MNPPTELPARVRRFTRFETWVHWSMAALMGLCILTAACLYVPQIAELVGRRELVVRLHEWSGLLLPAPYLAGLASRAFRADLRRLNRFVPHDRTWLRSALRRSGPRPAGKFNAGQKLYAGWLAGAVLVMLGTGLLMWFTSIAPLTWRTGSTFVHDWLSLALGIVVAGHIAKAWADPEARLGMRTGFVGREWAEREHGEWLP; this is translated from the coding sequence ATGAACCCACCCACTGAACTCCCGGCGCGCGTGAGGCGCTTCACCCGCTTCGAGACCTGGGTCCACTGGTCCATGGCGGCCCTCATGGGCCTGTGCATCCTGACCGCGGCCTGCCTCTACGTACCCCAGATCGCGGAGCTCGTCGGCCGCCGCGAACTCGTGGTCAGGCTCCACGAGTGGTCAGGGCTCCTGCTGCCCGCGCCCTACCTCGCCGGCCTCGCGTCCCGCGCCTTCCGCGCCGACCTGCGCCGCCTGAACCGCTTCGTCCCGCACGACCGCACCTGGCTGCGCTCCGCCCTGCGCCGCTCGGGCCCGAGGCCCGCGGGCAAGTTCAACGCGGGCCAGAAGCTGTACGCGGGCTGGCTCGCGGGAGCGGTCCTGGTGATGCTCGGTACGGGTCTGCTCATGTGGTTCACCTCCATCGCGCCCCTGACCTGGCGCACGGGCAGCACCTTCGTGCATGACTGGCTGTCCCTCGCCCTCGGCATCGTGGTCGCCGGGCACATCGCGAAGGCGTGGGCCGATCCCGAGGCGCGGCTGGGGATGCGGACCGGGTTCGTGGGGAGGGAGTGGGCCGAGCGCGAGCACGGCGAGTGGCTGCCGTGA
- a CDS encoding YchJ family protein, which yields MSRPAPTCPCGLPSAYDACCGRYHSGGANAPTAEALMRSRYCAFAVKDAAYLLRTWHPATRPPAVTFEPGMKWTGLEILGTTEGSAFHSTGTVTFRARYTDGGRPGSLHERSRFIRLDGAWVYVDGDFIE from the coding sequence ATGTCACGCCCCGCCCCCACCTGCCCCTGCGGGCTCCCCTCCGCGTACGACGCCTGCTGCGGCCGGTATCACTCCGGAGGGGCGAACGCGCCGACCGCCGAGGCCCTGATGCGGTCCCGCTACTGCGCCTTCGCCGTCAAGGACGCCGCGTACCTGCTGCGGACCTGGCACCCGGCCACCCGGCCCCCGGCCGTCACCTTCGAGCCGGGCATGAAGTGGACCGGTCTGGAGATCCTGGGGACGACCGAGGGGTCGGCCTTCCACAGCACCGGCACCGTCACCTTCCGGGCCCGCTACACCGACGGCGGACGGCCCGGCTCGCTGCACGAGCGCAGCAGGTTCATACGGCTCGACGGCGCATGGGTGTACGTCGACGGCGACTTCATCGAATAG
- a CDS encoding SDR family oxidoreductase, translated as MTHPLFDISGRTALVTGSSRGIGFALARGLLEAGATVVLNGRDESALADAAERLSGQTGRSPVHTAAFDVTDGPSVAAGVAGVEERVGPLDILVNNAGMQLRAPLLEFTDADWHRVLNTNLTSAFLVGREAARGMVERGHGKIINICSLQSEVVRPGIAPYAATKGALKMLTKGMCADWGPSGVQVNGLGPGYIETELTEPLVRDEEFSAWVRRRTPAGRWGRTDDLVGGTLFLASPASDFVSGQILYVDGGMTSVL; from the coding sequence ATGACCCACCCCCTCTTCGACATCAGCGGCCGCACGGCCCTGGTGACCGGTTCCAGCCGCGGGATCGGGTTCGCCCTGGCCCGCGGCCTCCTGGAGGCCGGCGCGACCGTCGTCCTCAACGGACGCGACGAGTCCGCCCTCGCGGACGCGGCCGAGCGGCTGTCGGGGCAGACAGGACGCAGCCCGGTCCACACCGCGGCGTTCGACGTCACGGACGGACCTTCCGTGGCCGCCGGGGTCGCCGGGGTCGAGGAGCGGGTGGGTCCGCTCGACATCCTCGTCAACAACGCGGGCATGCAGCTGCGCGCCCCGCTCCTGGAGTTCACCGACGCCGACTGGCACCGGGTCCTGAACACCAATCTGACGAGCGCGTTCCTGGTGGGCCGTGAGGCGGCCCGCGGCATGGTGGAACGCGGTCACGGAAAGATCATCAACATCTGCTCGCTGCAGAGCGAGGTCGTGCGGCCCGGCATCGCGCCCTACGCCGCCACCAAGGGCGCCCTGAAGATGCTCACCAAGGGTATGTGCGCCGACTGGGGCCCTTCCGGGGTCCAGGTCAACGGGCTCGGCCCCGGCTACATCGAGACCGAGCTGACCGAACCGCTCGTCCGCGACGAGGAGTTCAGCGCCTGGGTCCGCCGCAGGACCCCGGCCGGCCGCTGGGGCCGCACCGACGACCTCGTCGGCGGCACCCTGTTCCTGGCCTCCCCCGCGTCCGACTTCGTCAGCGGGCAGATCCTCTACGTGGACGGCGGCATGACGAGCGTTCTCTGA
- a CDS encoding gluconokinase, which yields MKTRRTPHVVVVMGVAGTGKTTIGPLLADRLGVPYAEGDDFHPPANIAKMSAGTPLTDDDRWPWLDAIGAWAHGRAGLGGVVSSSALKRSYRDRLRAEAPGVVFVHLTGDRALIEDRMSHRQGHFMPTALLDSQFATLQPLAADEAGVDVDVSGSPEEITERAVAALADLEGAS from the coding sequence ATGAAGACACGACGCACCCCCCACGTCGTCGTAGTCATGGGCGTGGCAGGGACCGGCAAGACCACGATCGGCCCCCTGCTCGCAGACAGGCTCGGCGTCCCGTACGCCGAGGGCGACGACTTCCACCCGCCGGCGAACATCGCCAAGATGTCGGCCGGCACCCCCCTGACCGACGACGACCGGTGGCCGTGGCTCGACGCCATCGGCGCATGGGCGCACGGACGGGCGGGACTCGGCGGCGTCGTCAGCAGCTCCGCCCTCAAGCGGAGCTATCGCGACCGGCTCAGGGCCGAGGCCCCAGGAGTCGTGTTCGTCCACCTCACCGGCGACCGCGCCCTGATCGAGGACCGGATGTCGCACCGCCAGGGGCACTTCATGCCCACGGCCCTGCTGGACTCGCAGTTCGCCACGCTCCAGCCGCTCGCGGCGGACGAGGCGGGCGTCGACGTCGATGTGTCGGGCAGCCCCGAGGAGATCACGGAGCGGGCCGTCGCGGCCCTCGCCGACCTCGAAGGCGCGTCCTAG
- a CDS encoding L-idonate 5-dehydrogenase, with protein sequence MLGCVIHGAGDLRVDEIPSPEAGPGQALVAVRYGGVCGSDLHYWRHGGVGDFRLREPMLLGHEVVGTVLSYGDGATGPAPGTAVAVHPATPCGTCPECVDGRRNVCRDTRYLGSAARTPHVQGGFAARITVPAGQLRAVPDGLPLDRAALAEPLAVALHAVRRAGPVAGKHVLVTGAGPIGCLVVAAARAAGAAHVTATDLLPEALRHARLAGADTLVRADDPADKGWPDEADTAVEASGVAAGLDSCLRHVRRGGVVVQLGMLPPGQSPFAGNLVVSREIELRGAFRFDTEFDDALRLLAEQPGLTELISAVVPVAAAESAFALAADRARACKVLLDFGAGA encoded by the coding sequence ATGCTGGGCTGCGTGATCCACGGCGCGGGAGATCTGCGCGTCGACGAAATCCCCTCCCCCGAAGCCGGCCCGGGCCAGGCGCTCGTCGCCGTCCGCTACGGCGGGGTGTGCGGGTCGGACCTGCACTACTGGCGCCACGGCGGCGTCGGCGACTTCCGGCTCCGAGAACCCATGCTGCTCGGCCACGAGGTCGTGGGCACGGTCCTGTCGTACGGGGACGGGGCGACCGGTCCCGCGCCCGGCACGGCCGTCGCCGTGCACCCCGCCACCCCCTGCGGGACCTGCCCCGAGTGCGTGGACGGGCGGCGCAACGTGTGCCGTGACACCCGCTACCTGGGCAGCGCGGCCCGCACCCCGCACGTCCAGGGCGGCTTCGCCGCGCGGATCACCGTCCCCGCCGGCCAGTTGAGGGCTGTGCCCGACGGGCTTCCGCTCGACCGGGCCGCCCTCGCCGAGCCCCTCGCGGTGGCGCTGCACGCGGTGCGCCGGGCGGGGCCGGTCGCGGGCAAGCACGTCCTGGTGACCGGCGCGGGCCCGATCGGCTGCCTCGTCGTCGCCGCGGCCAGGGCCGCCGGAGCGGCGCACGTGACCGCCACCGACCTCCTCCCCGAAGCCCTCCGTCACGCGCGGCTCGCCGGCGCCGACACCCTCGTACGCGCCGACGACCCGGCCGACAAGGGCTGGCCCGACGAGGCCGACACGGCTGTCGAGGCGTCGGGCGTGGCCGCCGGTCTCGACAGCTGCCTGCGCCATGTGCGGCGTGGCGGTGTGGTCGTCCAACTGGGGATGCTGCCGCCGGGGCAGAGCCCGTTCGCGGGGAACCTCGTGGTCAGCCGGGAGATCGAGCTGCGCGGGGCGTTCCGCTTCGACACGGAGTTCGACGACGCGCTGCGGCTGCTCGCCGAGCAGCCGGGGCTCACGGAGCTGATCAGCGCGGTGGTCCCGGTGGCGGCCGCGGAGTCGGCCTTCGCGCTGGCCGCGGACCGCGCACGGGCGTGCAAGGTCCTCCTGGACTTCGGCGCGGGCGCGTAA
- a CDS encoding FadR/GntR family transcriptional regulator, with product MTTQGRGLHAHVLENLGPAITAGEYPPGSVLRTDELAQRYEVSRSVMREAVRVLESMHLVESRRRVGVTVRPTEEWNVYDPQVIRWRLAGADRPRQLRSLTVLRSAVEPVAAGLAARHATAEQCAALTECALGMVATSRGHQLEAYLVHDIEFHRVVLNASGNEMFARLGDVVAEVLAGRTHHQVMFEDPDPAAVSLHVHVAEAVREGDAARAEALTREIAVGALEELDILAP from the coding sequence ATGACCACACAGGGCCGGGGGCTGCACGCCCACGTACTGGAAAACCTCGGCCCCGCCATCACCGCCGGGGAGTACCCACCGGGCAGCGTGCTGCGCACGGACGAGCTGGCCCAGCGGTACGAGGTGTCCCGTTCGGTTATGCGGGAGGCCGTGCGGGTGCTCGAGTCGATGCACCTCGTGGAGTCCCGGCGCCGGGTCGGCGTGACCGTCCGGCCCACGGAGGAGTGGAACGTCTACGACCCGCAGGTCATCCGCTGGCGGCTGGCCGGCGCGGACCGGCCGCGCCAGCTGCGCTCCCTCACGGTGCTGCGTTCCGCGGTCGAGCCGGTCGCGGCCGGACTCGCCGCGCGGCACGCCACGGCCGAACAGTGCGCCGCGCTCACCGAGTGCGCGCTCGGCATGGTCGCCACGTCACGCGGCCATCAGCTGGAGGCGTACCTCGTCCACGACATCGAGTTCCACCGGGTCGTCCTGAACGCGTCGGGCAACGAGATGTTCGCCCGGCTCGGCGACGTGGTCGCGGAGGTCCTCGCGGGCCGCACGCACCACCAGGTGATGTTCGAGGACCCGGACCCGGCGGCCGTGTCGCTCCATGTGCACGTCGCCGAGGCCGTCCGCGAGGGGGACGCGGCCCGCGCGGAGGCGCTCACGCGCGAGATCGCGGTGGGCGCGCTCGAGGAACTGGACATCCTCGCGCCCTGA